Proteins encoded by one window of Methanothermobacter sp. K4:
- a CDS encoding NUDIX domain-containing protein, translating into MKPFIPVVRALIRGDDGVLILKRSRDSATNPSMWELPGGKPDGGETLDEALSREVYEETGLEIRPMHVLGAFEQVFPEKVSVNIVFSTEFKGGVPKISSEHEDWCWFTGGEMEFSPWLREFKNENPWLFGHPKPR; encoded by the coding sequence ATGAAACCATTCATACCGGTCGTTAGGGCCCTTATAAGGGGCGATGATGGTGTTCTCATTCTGAAAAGATCCCGTGATTCAGCAACAAATCCCTCAATGTGGGAGCTTCCCGGTGGAAAACCTGATGGTGGTGAAACACTGGATGAGGCGCTATCAAGGGAAGTTTATGAGGAGACAGGCCTTGAAATCAGGCCCATGCATGTTCTGGGTGCATTTGAGCAGGTTTTCCCGGAGAAGGTATCGGTCAACATTGTCTTCTCTACTGAGTTTAAAGGGGGTGTTCCGAAAATCAGCAGTGAACACGAGGACTGGTGCTGGTTCACTGGTGGTGAAATGGAATTTTCACCCTGGCTCCGCGAATTTAAAAATGAAAATCCATGGCTTTTTGGGCACCCCAAACCTCGATGA
- a CDS encoding peptidylprolyl isomerase yields MKRAVIETVKGEIELILFPEDAPNTVANFEKLANTGFYDGLTFHRVIPDFVIQGGCPVGDGTGGPGYTIKCEINPNKHVKGALSMAHAGRDTGGSQFFITLSPQPHLDGVHTVFGRVVQGMDVVESIERGDRMLKVRVYDE; encoded by the coding sequence ATGAAAAGGGCTGTTATTGAAACCGTTAAGGGAGAAATAGAGCTTATCCTCTTCCCTGAGGATGCCCCGAATACAGTTGCCAATTTTGAGAAACTTGCAAACACCGGCTTCTATGATGGACTCACATTCCACAGGGTAATACCGGACTTTGTGATTCAGGGGGGCTGCCCGGTGGGTGATGGTACCGGTGGTCCGGGTTACACCATAAAGTGTGAGATAAACCCCAATAAACACGTGAAGGGGGCCCTCTCAATGGCCCACGCAGGGAGGGACACCGGTGGTAGTCAGTTCTTCATAACACTCTCCCCCCAGCCTCACCTTGATGGGGTTCACACAGTCTTCGGCCGGGTTGTGCAGGGCATGGATGTTGTTGAATCAATAGAGAGGGGCGACCGGATGCTGAAGGTCAGGGTCTATGACGAGTGA
- a CDS encoding acetylornithine transaminase codes for MDSEEVIELEKKFIMQTYTRQPIVLSHGKGATVWDIDGNSYIDCFAGVAVNSIGHAHPKVALAICHQAQRLIHSSNIYYTREQAELAKLLTGISPHDRVFFANSGAEANEGAIKLARKFTGKSEIIAAENSFHGRTLATVTATGQKKYSEPFRPLPEGFKHVPYGDLGAMADAIGDDTAAIILEPVQGEGGVIVPPEGYLRDVGELARQNDVLLILDEVQTGFGRTGAMFASELFDVRPDITTVAKAMGGGYPIGAVLADERVASAFKPGDHGSTFGGNPLGCAAAIATIEVLLDEKLPERAARMGSYFMARLRQVLQGCDSVRDIRGVGLMIGIELDGDCSRVVDEARKMGVLINCTAGNVIRLVPPLVIKKEEIDAAVDVLGQVIAEVQ; via the coding sequence ATGGATTCAGAGGAAGTAATTGAACTTGAAAAAAAATTTATCATGCAGACCTACACGCGGCAGCCCATTGTACTCTCCCATGGCAAGGGCGCCACTGTATGGGATATTGATGGTAACTCCTACATTGACTGCTTTGCTGGTGTTGCTGTTAACAGCATTGGACATGCCCACCCAAAGGTTGCCCTTGCAATCTGTCACCAGGCCCAGAGGCTCATCCACTCATCCAACATATACTATACCAGGGAGCAGGCGGAACTTGCAAAGCTCCTCACAGGGATATCCCCCCATGACAGGGTTTTCTTTGCAAACAGCGGTGCTGAGGCAAATGAGGGGGCCATAAAACTTGCAAGAAAGTTCACAGGAAAATCTGAGATAATAGCCGCGGAGAACTCCTTCCATGGAAGGACCCTTGCAACTGTAACCGCCACGGGACAGAAGAAGTACAGCGAACCATTCAGGCCGCTGCCAGAGGGATTCAAACACGTCCCCTACGGGGACCTGGGTGCAATGGCAGATGCCATAGGAGATGACACGGCAGCCATAATACTTGAACCCGTGCAGGGCGAGGGCGGTGTTATCGTTCCCCCTGAGGGCTACCTGAGGGACGTGGGGGAACTTGCAAGGCAGAACGATGTTCTCCTCATACTCGATGAGGTGCAGACAGGGTTTGGAAGGACCGGGGCAATGTTTGCATCGGAGCTATTTGATGTGCGACCTGACATCACCACGGTTGCAAAGGCCATGGGTGGAGGATACCCCATAGGCGCCGTGCTTGCAGATGAAAGGGTTGCATCTGCATTCAAACCAGGAGACCATGGATCAACATTCGGGGGGAACCCGCTGGGATGCGCAGCTGCCATAGCAACCATTGAGGTTTTACTGGATGAGAAGCTCCCTGAGAGGGCAGCCAGGATGGGTTCCTATTTCATGGCAAGGCTCAGGCAGGTTCTGCAGGGCTGTGATTCTGTGAGGGACATCCGTGGCGTGGGCCTCATGATCGGGATAGAACTTGATGGCGACTGCAGCAGGGTCGTTGACGAGGCAAGGAAAATGGGGGTGCTGATAAACTGCACTGCGGGCAATGTGATAAGGCTGGTTCCTCCACTTGTCATAAAGAAGGAGGAGATAGATGCAGCGGTCGATGTCCTCGGACAGGTCATCGCCGAGGTTCAGTAA